TCTGTGTTACATTTATTCCGGATAAAATGGAAGAATTTGCGATTTCGTCTAGTCTTTCTTCTGCTTTCTTTTTGAAGAACATGATTTCAGGGATTTCGTGGCCGCTGCCAATAGCATCGCTTCCTTCATGTGGTAGTTCAAGCATGTGAAGTAAAACAATTTCTCCGTCGTTTTTTCTTGCAATTTGAGCGGCAACTTTTAGGGCGTATTCTGCATGATCGGAAAAATCAGTTGGTACTAAAATCTTTTTCATAATAAATAATTTGTAGTGATTTGCTGTGGTTTATTTGTTAAAATCTGTTTTATAAAGGTAGGAATTTAAATTACAATACACAATTGATTTTCAATATTTAAAAAATAACACTATATTTGCGCCGTTATTTATTAATGAACTAAATAATGAGGGGGCAATAAGTCCCCTCTTTTTATACTAATATGGCATTTAAAGAAAAAGTTAGCGCGTTGCTGAATGAGGGGTTGTCGCAGAAACCGTCTCTTTTTTTAATTGATTTGGCAATAACCGATTCTTATAAAATTATTGTAACTTTAGACGGTGATAACGGTGTTAGTCTTCAGGACTGTATTGATATTAGCCGTGCTATAGAGCATAATTTGGATCGCGAAGAACAGGATTTTTCATTGGAAGTAGCTTCTGCGGGAGCAACCAGTCCGTTGAAATTGCCAAGACAGTTCAGAAAGAATATCGGCAGAACGCTGAAAGTAACTACGGCTACCGAGAAAATCGAAGCCGCATTGACAGCAGCAACAGATGCGTTTATTGTTTTGGAATGGACAGCAAGAGAGCCAAAACAAATCGGGAAAGGTAAAGAAACAGTTCACAAAAAGGTAGAAATTCCTTATTCAGATATCAAGGAAGCAATTGTTATAATAACATTTTAAATAAAGAGTTTGCATGGAAAATATTGCATTAATCGAATCGTTTTCAGAGTTTAAAGACGATAAACTAATCGACAGAGTTACCTTAATGGCAATTTTAGAAGATGTGTTTAGAAATGCATTGAAAAAGAAATATGGTTCAGATGATAACTTCGATATTATTATAAATCCGGATAAAGGAGATATGGAAATATGGAGAAATCGTATTGTAGTTGCTGATGGAGAGGTGGAAGATTCAAATTCTGAAATTTCGTTATCGGAAGCGCGAAAAATTGAGCCTGATTTTGAGGTGGGAGAGGAAGTTTCTGAAGAAGTGAAATTAATTCAATTAGGAAGAAGAGCTATTTTAGCATTGCGTCAAAATCTGATTTCTAAAATTCATGAGCACGATAATACAAATCTTTACAAGCAATTTAAAGATTTAATCGGAGATATTTATACAGCAGAAGTACATCACGTGCGTCCAAAAGCAGTTATTTTGGTGGACGATGAAGGAAATGAAATTGTATTGCCAAAAGAAAAACAAATCCCTTCCGATTTCTTCCGTAAAGGAGATAACGTTAGAGGAATTATTGAGAATGTGGAGTTGAAAGGGAACAAGCCGCAAATCATTATGTCCAGAACTTCAGAGAAATTCCTGGAAAAATTATTTGAGCAGGAAATTCCGGAAGTTTTTGACGGTTTGATCACGGTTAAAAAAGTTGTGAGAATCCCGGGTGAAAAAGCGAAAGTTGCCGTAGATTCGTATGATGACAGAATTGATCCGGTTGGTGCCTGTGTGGGGATGAAAGGTTCCCGTATTCACGGTATCGTTCGTGAGCTTGGAAATGAAAATATTGATGTTATCAACTATACAACCAATACACAATTGTATATAACCAGAGCGCTTAGCCCGGCTAAAGTTTCTTCGGTTAAAATTGATGAAGAAGGTAAATCTGCAGAAGTGTTCTTGAAACTGGAAGAAGTTTCAAAAGCTATCGGACGTGGAGGACATAATATAAAACTGGCAGGATTACTAACAGGATATGAGCTGGATGTAATTCGTGAAGGTAATATTGCAGAGGAAGAGGACGATGTTGAATTAACAGAATTCTCAGATGAAATTGAAGGATGGGTAATCGAGGAGTTTGCTAAAATTGGATTGGATACTGCGAGAAGCATATTGAATCAGGATGTTGCCGATTTAGTGAGAAGAACTGACCTTGAAGAGGAAACAATTTTAGAAGTTATCAGAATTCTGAGAGAAGAGTTCGAAGAATAACCTAAGTATTACAACAAACAACAACAACACAACACGCATTACGATAATATTAAAAAGATTATATGTCTGAAGAAAGAGTAATAAGAATAAACAAGGTTTTAAGGGAATTAAACATTTCTCTGGATAGAGCTGTGGACTATTTGAAAGAAAAAGGGCATACCATTGAATCAAGTCCGAATGCTAAAATTTCTAATGAGGAATATTCTATCTTGTGCGGTCAATTCTCTGCTGATAAGGGTAAAAAAGTAGCTTCTCTGGAGGTGAGTGAAGAGAAAAAGAAAGAAAAAGAGGCATTACGTGTAGAAAGAGAGCGCGAGATTGAAGAGAAACGCAAACAAGAGGAAGAGAAACAACGTCAAGAAATCATTAAAGCAAAAGCCACATTGTCTGGTCCGAAAGCTATTGGTAAAATTGACCTGAATCCTAAAAAAGCTGAAGTTGTTACTGAAAAACCATCTTCAGAAGTAGTAGAGGAGAAAGTCTCAGTACCGGAAACGAAGCCTGTTGTTGTGGAGGAGAAACCTGTTGTTGAAGAGAAACCTGTTGAAAAAATAGAGGAAGTGAAACCTAAGGAAGAAGAGAAGAAGGTTATTCGTGAAGAAAAAGTTGTTAAAATCACTCCTGTAGAGAAACCTCAGGTTGAAAAAGCAGCAACTGCAGAGCCTGTAGTGGAAGAAGAGAGAATCGAAACACAGTACCAGAAATTAAGCGGTACTACGTTTACAGGTCAAACCATTGACCTTTCTCAGTTCAATAAACCGAAAAAGAAGAAAGAAGACTTTAAGAAAGACGGAAACAAGCCGAATACTGGTAACAACCAGAATGCCGGACAAGGTCAGGGTCAGAATTCGAACAATTCGAATAATAATAAGAACAAGAGAAAACGTATTCCGACCAAACCGGGAGCTCCGGGTACACCGGGCCAGGGTCAGGGCGGTAATAACAACCAGGGTGGTAACAATGCTAACAGACCGGGAGGACCAGGTAAATTTACGGCGAACAAGCCGTCATTCCAGAAAGGAAACCGTCCTGCTATCGTAGCAAAAGTTGAGCCAACGGAAGAAGAAGTTAAAAACCAGATCAAGGAGACTTTAGAAAGACTTCAGGGTAAAGGAAATAAATCGAAAGCGGCGAAGTACAGAAGAGACAAGAGAGATTCTCACCGTCAGAAATCGGATGACGAGCAAAGAGCTATCGAAGAAGGAAGCAAAGTACTGAAAGTAACAGAATTCGTTACGGTTGGTGAAATTGCAACCATGATGGATGTGCCAATTACCAAAGTTATCGGAACGTGTATGTCTTTGGGTATCATGGTAACCATGAACCAGAGATTGGATGCGGAAACGCTTTCTATCGTTGCAGACGAGTTTGGTTATGAGGTAGAATTCATTACCACGGATATTGAAGAAGCAATTGAAATTATTGAAGACAGACCGGAAGATCTGATCCACAGAGCGCCGATTGTTACGGTAATGGGTCACGTGGATCACGGTAAAACATCCTTATTGGATTACATTCGTAAAGCAAATGTTATTGCGGGTGAGTCCGGAGGTATTACGCAGCACATCGGAGCGTATGGTGTTCGATTAGACAACGGTCAGAAAATTACGTTCCTGGATACACCGGGTCACGAGGCCTTTACGGCGATGCGTGCCCGTGGAGCTCAGGTAACGGATATTGTAATTATCGTGATTGCGGCGGATGATGATATCATGCCACAAACAAAAGAGGCTATCAGCCATGCTCAGGCAGCAGGGGTACCTTTGATTTTTGCAATCAATAAAGTGGATAAACCAACGGCTAATCCTGAAAAAATTAAAGAAAAACTGGCAGGTATGAACTTGTTGGTTGAAGATTGGGGTGGAAAATACCAATCCCATGATATTTCTGCAAAAACAGGATTAGGAGTTAAAGAACTATTAGAAAAAGTATTATTAGAAGCTGAAATCTTAGATTTAAAAGCAAACCCTAATAAACCGGCTGTAGGTACAGTAGTAGAAGCATTCCTTGATAAAGGACGCGGATACGTTTCGACAGTATTGGTTCAGGCAGGTACTTTAAGAATCGGAGATTACGTATTGGCCGGTAAGCATCATGGTAAAGTGAAAGCGATGCATGATGAAAGAGGTCATAACGTTAAAGAGGCAGGTCCTTCAACCCCGATTTCTATTTTAGGTTTGGACGGAGCGCCGACAGCAGGTGATAAATTCAATGTTTTTGAAGACGAAAGAGAAGCGAAACAAATTGCTGCTAAGCGTACGCAATTAATGCGTGAGCAGTCTGTTCGTACTCAGAAACACATTACCCTTGCAGAAATCGGAAGACGTATTGCTTTAGGTCAGTTCAAGGAATTGAACATTATCCTAAAAGGAGACGTGGATGGTTCGGTAGAAGCCTTATCGGATTCCTTCTCTAAATTGTCTACAGAAGAAATTCAAATCAGAATTATTCACAAAGGAGTTGGAGCGATTACAGAATCGGACGTATTGTTAGCGTCTGCTTCCGATGCGATTATTATCGGATTTAACGTTCGTCCTTCCGGAAGTGCAAAACAATTGGCAGACAAGGAAGAAATCGATATCAGAAGCTACTCCATCATCTATGATGCAATTGATGATCTGAAAGATGCAATGGAAGGTATGTTGTCTCCGGAAATGAAAGAAGAAATTACCGGAACAGCTGAAATTCGTGAAACATTCAAGATTTCGAAAGTGGGAACTATTGCAGGATGTATGGTTACCGATGGTAAGATCTTCAGAAACTCTAAAATCCGCTTGATCCGTGAAGGCGTTGTAATTTACACTGGTGAATTGTCAACACTGAAACGTTTCAAAGACGATGTGAAAGAAGTTTCCAAAGGATACGATTGCGGTATGCAGATCAAAAACTACAATGATATCAGAGAATTGGATATTATTGAAGGATTCCAGCAAGTGGAAGTTAAAAAGAAACTGAAATAGTTGATTTTATAATAACGAGTTCTAAAATAGGCTGACTATTTTTGATTCTATAAATTTGATAAAAGTTCAAACATTTTTAAAATGTTTGAACTTTTTCTTTTTAAAGGATATTCGTTGTATTCTGTGCTGCTGATGCATTTGGTTTGGTGTAAGCATCAAACAACTCATGTGCGGCCTTAGTGGTTGTAAATCTCAATACTCTCCCGGGCGGGCTCTCCTGCTTGTTTGATGGCTTCACATTTATCCTATGGTCAGAACGCATCTTTCAATATTCCATTTTGACCCTTTCTGCTATAGCATTTTTATATGGGTTTGTGTTTTTATTCTTTTTTTGAAGAAATTTTAAGTAAAGTAAGTTTATGGATATCCACAAAACATACTCAAATTGTTTTTGAGGCATAATAATACTTATGCTATTTCCTATGCCATATAAGTGTAAATATGGGTGTTTTATACGCACTTATACTCAATTTTTGTTTTTTGTGGATTTCTGTAATTGTCATTACGATAAAATCGCAAGATTTGCAGTAATAAAATGTGGCAATATGAAGAATAGTAAATTACGCGCCTGCTTTCCTGTTTTAATTTTTATGCTGTTTGCTCTTTTTGGTTGTGAGCTGAACGAGGAAGTAATCCGTAGGGAAAACGATACGAATAAAATCAATATCAGGGAGGCATCACTTGAAAAACTGCTTCGTGAAAACAAATTTGTAAATGCCTATAATGCAGTTTATGCGAACAGAGAGAAATCCCGTACGGTAATGGAAGGGCAGTATAATTTTACAATTGTACCACACGGTGCGAAAGTCATTGAAGATGGCAGTAAAACTTCTTATACGTTTAAGATTACAAGAGAAATCTCTAACCCGGACTATTTTGAAAACCTTGTAATTAACGTAGACAGTTTAGGACAACCAAGTGCCTATATCCTAAAGTACACACCAAGTGAACCATTATCTCTGAGCGCTCACGGTTCATTTGCATTCAAAGGGCAGGTAAAAATTACGCCGATTGTTTATAATGCTTCGGAAATGGATAAAACCACCATTTGTGTAACCGCACAAATATTGATGTGCGACCAGGCGTGGAGTCCGGACAACACCGGTGTACACGTTGCTACCAATGAATGTAATGACCAGAACCATTTATTTTACTCTCCGGTTACGACTTGTTATACTACTAATGGCGATATTGGCGGCGGCGGCGATGGTGATCCGGGGGTAACTGTTCCTATTGGTGACGATGGCGGCGGCAGTGGCGGCGGTGGCGGAGACGGTGATCCTTCAACAGGAGGGGGACTTACACCTCCTAATCATTGCCCGCGATGTCCTGTTTTTGTGACCACGCCAGTTGAGGAATGGGTAGAGCCGCCTTTGCATTGTGACAAATTAAAAGGGCTTTTAAAAAGTGCAGCCGTTAAAAATGCTATTCGTGCCCTGAATAGTGAACAGGTTTTTGGCGGCACTAAAGAAAAAGGCTATAACCTGGCGCTAAACCCGCAAAATAAACTAATAGCAACCGAAGTGCCTTATCAGAGTACAGGAGAGAGTTCTGTTCGGTATTCTCAGTCTGCCATGCTTTTTGGAGGGATACATTGTCATCTCCGTAGCCATGCTCCCATGTTTTCTCATGACGATGTTGCTATACTAAGTGGTTTTTATACCCGTCATAATTTTATAGGGAATAATGGAGTTGCAGATCCAACGATTCCAGTACATATTGTAGTAACTAATCAAGGAATTTATGCTATCAGTGCAGATGATCATGTTAGTATACAAAAGTTATTAGATATTTATTCGAATAAAGATTCAAGAAAGAAATTTATTAACGATATTGGAAAAAGATATGATAAATTAGCTGATGAAAATACATTATTACCTATAGGTTATTTACAGAATTATCAGAAAACTTTTTTAGAATTTTTAAAAGAAAATGATTTGAATATATCATTATATAATGCCAATGATGATTTAACTGGTTGGACTAAATTATCTCTTAATAATGATTCGAATACCAACACCAACGAACCTATAATAAAGACTAACTGTAATTAAATTATCATGAAAAATATATTTGTATTTACTGTTTATTTTTTTATTGCTATTTCATGCAAGGCGCAAACCATCGTACCTCTTTCACAAGATCATAGTGATATGTATCATAAATCGAATACTTACACTAAAGATGTTGATAATGAATTTGATAAATATACAGGTACATGGAAGTTTCAACAAGGGAATACGACTTTAACTATTGTGTTTAAGAAAATTATTTTTGACTACTACCAAAAGAAAAATTATTACGAGGACTTACTGATTGGAGAATATAAATATATAGAAAATGGAATAGAGAAAGTTAATACTTTAAGTATCCTTAGCAATCCTCCATCAACCACGGGAGGATATAATATATATGGGAATCGTATTGTCCATAGGGGAGTATATCCACAATGTCCTGAGTGCCTTTTAAATGAAAAACGAGTTATTCTTTTTATAAATGATTCTGAACGAGAGTATTTGGATAATGCAATTGTATTACGCTATAAAAATGAAAATGGTGTTGAAAAGATAATTGCAAAAATCTTTAAAAACGGTACTTCATTTATGCCACCTGATAACGCTCCTGATGAAATGCGGCTTCCATACGGTGAATATGTTTTGATAAAACAACCGTAATGAAAAATATATTTATAATAACGATTTTATTATTATCAATTTCCGGTTGTTCACAAACTTTACCTTTATATCTGGCACACAGCCAGGAATCTGGAAAATACTACAAAGATATAGATAATGACCTGAATAAATTTCAGGGAACGTGGAAGTACACTAATGGTTCAACTTCATTAACCATTGTACTGAGAAAAAAAACACAGGTGGTTAATCCTTTCCGCAACTTTACAACAGATATGCTCATTGGTGAGTATAGCTATATTCACAATGGTATTCAGCAGACCAATACCATAAGTTTAATGGAAGCAAATTCGGCGGACTATGGTAATAATAACATCTACGGGACAACATTAGGTAAATGTGATGAATGTCCTGCAGGCGCAAAAAACTTGGTATTTCTATTTTTTAATGACCCGGTCGTAAGTTATTTAAACTCTCAAATGAGTGTAAAGTATTTTATCGAAAATGGTGTTGAAAAAATAAAAATCGGGCTAAAACCAGATACTTATGTTCATACAGGAGAATTACCAGCAATGCCGGCCGGATATGAGCCCGTACCTATTGATAAATACACTTTGATAAAACAGCCATAGGCTGTCTTATTTGAAATGTCCATCTTAAACTATGTCTAAATCTAAATAAACTCCTGTTCAGTTTGTCCAAAAGATTTGAGAAAGAACTGGCTGATGAGAAGCTTAAGAATAAGATTCTTAACGCCTTGATAGCTATATCGGATATTCTGTAGGATACTCAGATCCGAAAAAAGTTTTCTCCCAAACCATCTTCCTGCTCCGGGATGGAATCGGGATGTATGAGGGTAGTGCTGGTTTAACGGTTAGTGATTTAGCCGGTACTAATTTTAAATGGGGTGAATTGTCAATAAGCAAAGGGAAAATAGCAAACAAGCCATATCCATAATAGAAAGATTTTGTACTTTTTTAAAATGAAAAAATGAAAAAATACTTATATAGTTCAATAGCAGGTATGATCACTTTTTACGGGTGCGCTCAAAGCCCGGTGATTGATAGATTTGAGGGCATGACTATTGGTAAAGTTGAAAACGCGTATTATAAGGACGTTAATGGCTTATTGAATCAATACGTCGGAACCTGGATTTATTCTAACGGTAATACGACGCTCAAAATTGTTTTTATTAAAAAGCCGATGGTGTATGTGTCAAGTTTTAAAAACTATTATGAGGATTATTTAGTCGGAGAATTTCAATACATAGAAAATGGAATTGAAAAAGTGAACACATTAACTAATTTAGGTAATTCTTATTCAGATATTATGGACTATAATTTGTTCTCTGTGGCTATGATGGAAAAGGGTTCATACCCTTTATGTCCGGAATGCGGGGAGAATGAAAAGCGGCTGTTAATGTTTTTTAATGAGCCCTCACGTAGAAATATTTGGAGCGGGATAAGTAATAATTTTGTGATCAGAAAATTTGTTGAAAACGGACAGGAAAAACTAAAAGTACAATTTGTCTATACCGGACACGGTCTTGAAACATTAAACACAATGGATGGTCCTTCAACAAACATAAATAGCTTTAGTGTTCCTTATGGAGAGTATATTTTAGTAAAACAACCGTAATGAAAACTATATTCACAATCCTGTTGGTATCTTTCCTTTTTTCCTGTAAAGCACAGGTTGTAGTGCCAATTGCCGAAGATAGCGATGTGGCATATACCAGTGGTACTTATAATAAAGATGTTGATAATGATTTCATTAAATATATTGGTACATGGAAATACCAAAACGGAAATACATCACTTACAATTTCTTTTGCCAAAATAACATTCGAGTACTTCGAATATAAAAATTACTATCAGGATTTGTTAGTTGGTGAATACAAATACATCAACAACGGGACTGAAATCATAAACACATTATCATTACTTGCTGATAATTCGCTAAGTGGCGACGATCATAGTATTTCCGGAAATTTGATTTGGACAAAAAATCTATACCCTGTATGTAGTGATTGTGCGGAGAATGAACGTCGTATTAAGCTTTCAATTTATGACCCTGAAAGAAGATATTTAAGCAGCTCTGTTATTTTGCGATATAAAAATGACAATGGAACCGAAAAAATAATAGCCAAAATATATAAGAGTGATAATTCTATCATGCAACCAGAAGGCTCTCCTGATGAAATGCGTATTCCTTATGGAGAATATGTTCTGATAAAACAACCGTAATGAAAACTATACTCACAATACTGTTAGTCTCTTTCCTTTTATCCTGTAAAGCACAGGCTATAGAGTGGTACTTATAATAAAGATGTTGATAATGATTTTACTAAATATATAAAAGAACAGTAAATGGTAAATAAAGAAACCTGGATAGAAGGAGATACACTTTTTTACAAAGATCATAGCAGCATTGAAAAAGCAAATATTAATTCACTAAAATATGCTTATGTACAGGTTTTAGGAAATATAGCCTTTCTGTTTGTTGTTGCAGATTATCAACACTATATATCCACTGAATTACAGGGATTTGAAGAGGTGTATCGCGAACTGTCAGATCGGTTTTGTTTTGATGACAAAACCTTTTTTGCAGTATGCAAAGCAAGAAAAGAAGATGAGAAAGTAAAAATCTGGGCAAAAAAAATGCCTCAAAATTATCAGATTCTGGACGAATATCCGGATGATGGTGATTCTGGCTACGAAGTATATGCAGCGCCCAAACAGATGATATCCTGGGATACTACTTACGAGCAATTGGAAGCATCGGGTTGTGTCGCAGTTTATTTTGCCGATTACGGCACTAAATATTTAAGATTCAAATATCCGGTTAGAATAGAAGGTATTCTTATCGATCAATTAGAAGTATATGCAGGCAACGCCAGTACTAATCGCCCTGTGCAGGAGTTTTTCGTAGACCTGTATGATGCAACCAATACCGATGAGAGCTATAAAAAACTACGCAGACTCTGGATCGGTGACGATGTTGATATTGATCAATACGGCTATGAAAGAGAAGACCAGTGTTATCTGCAATTTGCTTTGGCAAAAGGTATAGATGTTTCTATTTGTTATACCTACGATAAAGGCTCTGCTTATGACGATGGCAGTACATCGCTTCATTTTTATAACAAACGGGAATACAGGTATTTTTTGGAAAATAAAGAGTATGAAGAAGTAATGGAAATATCCGGATTAATATCCTTCCATAATAAATTGGATCTGAAAGTCAGGTATATTGATGATGATGACGTTAAACATATTCCACAAAAAGTAAAAGCATTACTGAAAGAGAAAAGTGGTATCTGGCTCGATAGTGCTAATAATAAAATCGGATTTGCAGGAATAGATACTGCATTGATTCTGGACCTTGAAAAAATTGAATATTTTACATTTCAGAATGTTCTTCCTGCAAAAGGATCCGGATATGCAGTTTTTATTGTTCATCTTAAAACAGAAAATTATCGGGACATTTTTATTGACGACACTTATTTCTTTGATCCGTTTGCTAAGCAATTGAAGCAAATGACGAAAAAGCCGGTTAAAGTCCCTGAAGCAGATTATAACTGTTAAAACCATACATGACCTCATTGGGGTTTATCTGTACAAACACCTAAGGTTATGCATTAAAAAAACCAGCCGGGAAATCCTGACTGGTTACTGTAAATGGTATTGTAAAACATATCAGCCTGTTTTAGACTGGTCATTATTTATTCGGACGTATTAAAAGAGCGTTCGGGTATTTCTTTTTAATGTCGTTAAGGTTCTTTTCGGCCTCTATGCGGGTCTTAAAGCTGCCAATCCATACTTTGTAGGTTGGATTGTTATAAACGATGGTACCGTCTATATTCCGGAATTCTTTTCTGAAACTCGCCAGTGTTTTTTTGGCTTCTTCATTAGTGCCGTAAAAAATTTGAATTTTATAACGATCGTTAACGGTTATAGAGGAATTGATTTTTCTTTTCTCATTCAGGAGTTGCTCAAATTTCTGGTCCTGATCAATGTTAATTTTTGCGGTCTGCGCGTTGGAAGTGTATCCTAAAAATAGTGCTATTAAAGGAAGGAAGTGGTTTTTGTTTACTCTTAAGATTCTCATAATGAAGTCTGTTTACTGCAAAAATACAATTATATAATTAAAAGAATTTTCTCAGGTTTATTTAGAATGGGTATAAATTACAATTAAGACAAATTTAAGGTTTTTAGAATAATACATAAGTCGTATTTTTGTCGGAGTTTATAAATAAGGTATTTATTTATCTGAAATTAGGTTTCTGATAAAATCATGCCAAATTTAGTTGATAATCATTTTAACTATGAAAAAAGTGGGTAACCATAAATCGTTTTCAAAGATTTTATTGTTCAGTTTAGCATTTGTGCTATCTTTTTCTTTTACCTCAAAAGCTCAGGATGCGGCTGCAGGTAAAGCGCTTTTTAATTCTAACTGTGCCGCTTGTCATAAGCTGGACGCAAAAATGACGGGGCCTGCGCTTCGTAATGTTGCGGAAAAATATGATAAAGCCTGGTTGCATAAATGGATTAAAAACAGTCCGGAATTAATCAAATCAGGTGATGCTAAGGCTATCAAAGTGTTTGAAGAAAATGGAAAAGTAGCGATGACTGCTTTCCCTCAATTGTCAGATGCGGATATTGATAATATCTTAGCGTATACTTCTCAGCCTAAAGAAGAGCCTAAAGCGGCTGCTACAACAGCAGGAGCTACGGGAGCTGCTCAGGAAGGCGGAGTTTCTAACAATCTGGTTTTAGGAGTATTGGGTGTAGTA
This region of Flavobacterium inviolabile genomic DNA includes:
- the nusA gene encoding transcription termination factor NusA, with the protein product MENIALIESFSEFKDDKLIDRVTLMAILEDVFRNALKKKYGSDDNFDIIINPDKGDMEIWRNRIVVADGEVEDSNSEISLSEARKIEPDFEVGEEVSEEVKLIQLGRRAILALRQNLISKIHEHDNTNLYKQFKDLIGDIYTAEVHHVRPKAVILVDDEGNEIVLPKEKQIPSDFFRKGDNVRGIIENVELKGNKPQIIMSRTSEKFLEKLFEQEIPEVFDGLITVKKVVRIPGEKAKVAVDSYDDRIDPVGACVGMKGSRIHGIVRELGNENIDVINYTTNTQLYITRALSPAKVSSVKIDEEGKSAEVFLKLEEVSKAIGRGGHNIKLAGLLTGYELDVIREGNIAEEEDDVELTEFSDEIEGWVIEEFAKIGLDTARSILNQDVADLVRRTDLEEETILEVIRILREEFEE
- a CDS encoding SPOR domain-containing protein, whose protein sequence is MRILRVNKNHFLPLIALFLGYTSNAQTAKINIDQDQKFEQLLNEKRKINSSITVNDRYKIQIFYGTNEEAKKTLASFRKEFRNIDGTIVYNNPTYKVWIGSFKTRIEAEKNLNDIKKKYPNALLIRPNK
- the infB gene encoding translation initiation factor IF-2 encodes the protein MSEERVIRINKVLRELNISLDRAVDYLKEKGHTIESSPNAKISNEEYSILCGQFSADKGKKVASLEVSEEKKKEKEALRVEREREIEEKRKQEEEKQRQEIIKAKATLSGPKAIGKIDLNPKKAEVVTEKPSSEVVEEKVSVPETKPVVVEEKPVVEEKPVEKIEEVKPKEEEKKVIREEKVVKITPVEKPQVEKAATAEPVVEEERIETQYQKLSGTTFTGQTIDLSQFNKPKKKKEDFKKDGNKPNTGNNQNAGQGQGQNSNNSNNNKNKRKRIPTKPGAPGTPGQGQGGNNNQGGNNANRPGGPGKFTANKPSFQKGNRPAIVAKVEPTEEEVKNQIKETLERLQGKGNKSKAAKYRRDKRDSHRQKSDDEQRAIEEGSKVLKVTEFVTVGEIATMMDVPITKVIGTCMSLGIMVTMNQRLDAETLSIVADEFGYEVEFITTDIEEAIEIIEDRPEDLIHRAPIVTVMGHVDHGKTSLLDYIRKANVIAGESGGITQHIGAYGVRLDNGQKITFLDTPGHEAFTAMRARGAQVTDIVIIVIAADDDIMPQTKEAISHAQAAGVPLIFAINKVDKPTANPEKIKEKLAGMNLLVEDWGGKYQSHDISAKTGLGVKELLEKVLLEAEILDLKANPNKPAVGTVVEAFLDKGRGYVSTVLVQAGTLRIGDYVLAGKHHGKVKAMHDERGHNVKEAGPSTPISILGLDGAPTAGDKFNVFEDEREAKQIAAKRTQLMREQSVRTQKHITLAEIGRRIALGQFKELNIILKGDVDGSVEALSDSFSKLSTEEIQIRIIHKGVGAITESDVLLASASDAIIIGFNVRPSGSAKQLADKEEIDIRSYSIIYDAIDDLKDAMEGMLSPEMKEEITGTAEIRETFKISKVGTIAGCMVTDGKIFRNSKIRLIREGVVIYTGELSTLKRFKDDVKEVSKGYDCGMQIKNYNDIRELDIIEGFQQVEVKKKLK
- a CDS encoding DUF6705 family protein, yielding MKNIFIITILLLSISGCSQTLPLYLAHSQESGKYYKDIDNDLNKFQGTWKYTNGSTSLTIVLRKKTQVVNPFRNFTTDMLIGEYSYIHNGIQQTNTISLMEANSADYGNNNIYGTTLGKCDECPAGAKNLVFLFFNDPVVSYLNSQMSVKYFIENGVEKIKIGLKPDTYVHTGELPAMPAGYEPVPIDKYTLIKQP
- a CDS encoding DUF6705 family protein encodes the protein MKKYLYSSIAGMITFYGCAQSPVIDRFEGMTIGKVENAYYKDVNGLLNQYVGTWIYSNGNTTLKIVFIKKPMVYVSSFKNYYEDYLVGEFQYIENGIEKVNTLTNLGNSYSDIMDYNLFSVAMMEKGSYPLCPECGENEKRLLMFFNEPSRRNIWSGISNNFVIRKFVENGQEKLKVQFVYTGHGLETLNTMDGPSTNINSFSVPYGEYILVKQP
- the rimP gene encoding ribosome assembly cofactor RimP gives rise to the protein MAFKEKVSALLNEGLSQKPSLFLIDLAITDSYKIIVTLDGDNGVSLQDCIDISRAIEHNLDREEQDFSLEVASAGATSPLKLPRQFRKNIGRTLKVTTATEKIEAALTAATDAFIVLEWTAREPKQIGKGKETVHKKVEIPYSDIKEAIVIITF
- a CDS encoding DUF6705 family protein — protein: MKTIFTILLVSFLFSCKAQVVVPIAEDSDVAYTSGTYNKDVDNDFIKYIGTWKYQNGNTSLTISFAKITFEYFEYKNYYQDLLVGEYKYINNGTEIINTLSLLADNSLSGDDHSISGNLIWTKNLYPVCSDCAENERRIKLSIYDPERRYLSSSVILRYKNDNGTEKIIAKIYKSDNSIMQPEGSPDEMRIPYGEYVLIKQP
- a CDS encoding DUF6705 family protein; amino-acid sequence: MKNIFVFTVYFFIAISCKAQTIVPLSQDHSDMYHKSNTYTKDVDNEFDKYTGTWKFQQGNTTLTIVFKKIIFDYYQKKNYYEDLLIGEYKYIENGIEKVNTLSILSNPPSTTGGYNIYGNRIVHRGVYPQCPECLLNEKRVILFINDSEREYLDNAIVLRYKNENGVEKIIAKIFKNGTSFMPPDNAPDEMRLPYGEYVLIKQP